TCCAACGGCTCTCAATGTTGTAGGATAAACTTCCGGTGTGTAGACGTATGCACATTGGAAGGCACCAGAAATGAAGGCACGTGCCACAAAAATGAGCACAGTGACAGTGAAACTGCAAACTCCAAAtagattataaaaaattccaatggaaaatatatttttgaggcatgggatttttaatgaaaattccaaaaaaaaaaagtaattttgttttgattattCTTACCGATCCAAGCAAAAGTATAAcaagaaagtgaaaattgcaaaaactgcATATTCCAATGCCATTGTCTTCTTTCTTCCAAACCATTCAATTATCAATACAGTGATTATCAATCCAGGGAATTCGGCAAGTGTAGTTGataataaatcaaaataatcAGATCTTGTCAATGGTTGGCATACTTCCATTTGAGTTCCATTAGAGAACAATCCACCATGACATTCATCGTGTGATTGAAACAAAACTGTTGTGAAGAGAACCATACCGTAGTACGAGAATGCGGTAATAGCCCAAATGCACCATAataaaatagttgtttttctCAAGTCAGGAGATAACAAATTAGCAATATCTCCTCTACTTTCTGATCCAGCTTTTGTTGAAGACACTAATCTTCCAGTTGGCAACTGTACTCTATTCATTCTCGCTGCTGCTTGAAGTGTTTCTAGAGCTCGTTCGGGATGTCCAGAAGCCATGTCAAAACGAGCAGATTCTGGGAGccactgaaacatttttgaagtttactTGTATACTATACTTGCATACTAGCTTTCAattcagacatttttgaatttctaactcgattttttgataaaacttacAAAAGAAGCCACTGCAAAAATTCCAAGAGGTAGTGAAGAAAGGAACATAAGAGCTCTCCAACCAAATGATTCCATCACAAAATAAGCAAGAAGAGCTTCGAAAACTGCTCCGATAGCCCAAAATGATTCTATCAAAACTACACATTTGGCACGTTGAGCAGTTGGAAGAAACTCAGCGTATAAAGTGACACTGAAAgatgaagttttttaaaaatagggaTTTGGAATATTCTGATTAAAAAACTAACGACTGGGGTACACCTCCGATACCAAATCCAGTAAGTCCACGGAAAAATAGAAGAACGTAAAAATGAGGTGACATTCCAGAAATGACACCCATGATACAAGCAACTAGTGTTGAAAATGTTAgtccctgaaattttttacagatttcaaTTATATACATTTATATTTCAACTAACTTTTCGTCGACCAAATCGATCACatatttttccccaaaatgtACTTGACAACATCATTCCACTGAACACGCACGTCGTCACAAGAGCctcaacacaattttttttttttgcttgatttGAAACTTACCTGTTGCACTGACGATATTCCCCATTCACATGCCAGAGCTGGAGAAATCAATGATAATAACATCATTTCCATTGCGTCGGCCATCTGAAATTCTGCGCAAAGGTgtgttaataaatttttttttaaatacatattGAAGATTCATTGTTTTCTGAggtgtttaaaatttctggtGCTTTTCCGTgactatttttttgatatttttaaaaaataattttgaatgttttcattACAGTCATGCAACAGAAATCTgctctaaaatgtttttttttattttcaaaagtttcaatctaaattttggtaaatttccaaattttccaattcaaattgtgaaaatatatttgtaatATAAAACTCATTTGGATTGAAcactcttttttgaaaactcccTCGAAACTCACCCATGCCATTCCTGTCAAAATTGACAGTTTCAGCTGAAATCTTCCAAATCCCAATGCTTCAACAGCTTCATCAACTGTAAACGTCTTTTCACTATCTGGTGATCTCTGATCTGTAGGTTCTCCAAGTTCAGTACGATCATCGAGGTTTGAGTATCGAACTGCAAAATCATCTCCGACATGACGAATTCTAAAGTTTGTAAATATTAAGGAAACTGTGAACAAATATTTACTCTTTTATCAACTGTTTGGCCGTTAAATCCACATATGCTTCAGTGAGATTTGACGCTTCAAGAACTTCTGTTAGAATTGCTTTATCTCCCATTTTTTgggtctgaaaattataattaattcTAGATTCAGACTTTTTAACGAAAATATATAactaaagtatttttttaagtggTAAAATGTAGTTAATTGCCAAGTTTACCaagcatttaattttttaatattcacagttttttctttaacagcctttaacaaatttttttacaaataaaaataattaaaatacaaGTAGGAGTCCCTATTTTTGGTCagcttccaaaattaaaaaaagaaaatgaaaagcaaATCTCGATCAAAATCTATTGAGCTTAATCGtaagatcaaaaaaaaatttccgcagAAAAATGTACCAGCACTATTATTGGtgagaatttttctaaaacataaacaaaatatgaacatttttgcttcaacaatattgcaatttttaataaatattttttacctAAATTCAAAGTTGGAGgatatttttcaagtaaaataaGTATTCTGccaattaaaaacttttagtgaaattcaaaatttaaaaaatctaactttCTAATCAACTTTCTAAAAACCATATTCACAAATGCATTCAACAAATATTATGTTAATAGTATGTTTAAACGTTTCCGGTCGGGTCGTGACAAAGTCAAAAACATTGGTAATTGAACAAAacattccaatttcaaaatgtttttatggCTGCAGTTATTCAATAGAATACTCAATAATATATTTcgctaaaaaataattggaaatgtaatttttattcaaataatttttttcaacaaacaaaaaaaatttatagttttttttaaatttaaaatcacatttttcaaaaaatttgtaaagcTGTTTGCGGGGAACAGGAGGGAGGTGGGGATTACGAAACAAACATGAAATCGATGTGGTTAAGCCGGGAGACAAAATGACCCAATAATTTGTCCAATGACGTGGATGTGTGACACCAAATTCAGAGCTCAAAGCTTCAAACGGAAAAGAATAAAAACCAGGAGAGTTGCTCCAGATTCAGAGAGAGAAAGACGTCTCCATATATGACTCTACGTCTATTCATAATGCGCACTGTCTCTCTATTTGGCTCAGCTGAGCATCATTGGCTTCGAAGCAGTAGAAGAAAGCCGAGAAATGGAAATGGAGGAGGTTAAGAGAGACAGAACGTGTGAGAAAGAGAGAGCGAGAGggacaaaaatgaaaagtagGCGGTTTAaacaaacaaagaaaaacacaaGGAATATCGGATCGAAAGGATGCTCCGAGGAGCAATATTCGGGAAAAAAAGGAGCTCCGGTTTCAGAATGTCACTTCTGAATTTGGAAGTGTGACAATTCAAAAGAATTAGTATAACTCAGCGGCCCGATTTTTGTACCAAAAatacggtctcgacacgacaaactTTTGTTAATTGCAATTTAGCTGTAAaatggtgtgcgcctttaaaagagtactgtaatttccatTCCCAAGTTGTGAGAAAACAGGAGAAAAAcgaatatttattaaaacagGAGAAAAAAGATCAGAAGATTTGAgtattttgtttgaaataacaACAAGTTGAccaaattatttgtttttttagttttcagaaacAGTTTTGTGAATGCATTTCATGAATGGTTTTTGTGTCAAAGCAACgttataataaaatttaaaaataaaatattttaatctcTATTTATTATAACgtattgatttttacaaaCACTTTACTATTTATAATACAATTACTTTCTTgattttgggattttcttgaaatttgcaatattttcgcaatattttcggaacgacattttgaaatctcgacatttcacacaatttttgcATGTAAACGTTGTATTTGCCACCGTTTTAATTgatttctctcaattttaatttcagattcatcAACTACAGTATACTCGCCTTTGACTTTCAAGCTCATCGAGAAGTGCGCCAGCTTCGCATAATCAAGAAGTGCGTCAGCACTCGACTTGCGCAATTCTTGTCAACTGATatgatttctttttgttttttggttattttttgcGCGTTCTTTGtgcttttcgttttttttttgttcgttgGTTTCTTTCTTTAATGaaacgaaatattttattttagtttagACTTCCAATATATAGAATAATTAAATTGCATATAACATGACGAAAGGAAGTATAATCTGGGattataaattttgagctttagCTATCTTCCTTTATCCTTTAATTCTTGCGTCATTCATAAATGACATATCGTTTActttcgaaaattgattttcacatGTCCGTtaacaataaataatttaattttataatactTTTAGGGTAAATATGTCAAACTCAACGATGGAGGCTACTCAAATGAAAGTAAAGCTGGCTGTCGATGAGATGATTGACGATTTGGATAAGACCTATTTGAGGGATATGCAGAAGAGCATGTTTCAGTGCTCAGCTCGgtaattattttcgaaattacaCTAAATATGTTTAGTAAGCAATTTGTATTACGCTAAACCACCTGAAAATGTCTAATTTAACTtcgcaattgaaaattttttgcattatttcaGGTGCTGTGACAACAAGAAAACCACACGCGATGCTGTCGAGAACTGC
The nucleotide sequence above comes from Caenorhabditis elegans chromosome III. Encoded proteins:
- the svop-1 gene encoding Putative transporter svop-1 (Confirmed by transcript evidence); amino-acid sequence: MGDKAILTEVLEASNLTEAYVDLTAKQLIKEIRHVGDDFAVRYSNLDDRTELGEPTDQRSPDSEKTFTVDEAVEALGFGRFQLKLSILTGMAWMADAMEMMLLSLISPALACEWGISSVQQALVTTCVFSGMMLSSTFWGKICDRFGRRKGLTFSTLVACIMGVISGMSPHFYVLLFFRGLTGFGIGGVPQSVTLYAEFLPTAQRAKCVVLIESFWAIGAVFEALLAYFVMESFGWRALMFLSSLPLGIFAVASFWLPESARFDMASGHPERALETLQAAARMNRVQLPTGRLVSSTKAGSESRGDIANLLSPDLRKTTILLWCIWAITAFSYYGMVLFTTVLFQSHDECHGGLFSNGTQMEVCQPLTRSDYFDLLSTTLAEFPGLIITVLIIEWFGRKKTMALEYAVFAIFTFLLYFCLDRFTVTVLIFVARAFISGAFQCAYVYTPEVYPTTLRAVGLGTCSAMARIGAIVTPFIAQVASEKSLSLPIGIYGTAAILGLIASLSLPIETKGRQMMDSH